From one Pempheris klunzingeri isolate RE-2024b chromosome 9, fPemKlu1.hap1, whole genome shotgun sequence genomic stretch:
- the pdzd11 gene encoding PDZ domain-containing protein 11: protein MDQKIPYDDYQLPVVFLPSYENPPAWIPPHERVHQPDYNNELTQFLPRTIVLKKPPGAQLGFNIRGGKASQLGIFISKVVPDSDAHRAGLQEGDQVLSVNEVDFQDIEHSRAVEILKTAREILMRVRFFPYNYQRQKERTVH from the exons ATGGATCAGAAAATTCCTTATGATGATTACCAGCTCCCAGTGGTTTTCCTGCCCTCTTATGAGAACCCACCAGCATGGATACCTCCACACGAG CGGGTTCATCAGCCTGACTACAACAATGAACTCACCCAGTTCCTACCACGAACCATTGTGTTgaagaaacctccaggagcacagCTGGGCTTCAACATACGCGGGGGCAAGGCGTCACAGTTGGGAATCTTTATatccaag GTGGTCCCAGACTCAGATGCCCACAGAGCAGGGCTTCAAGAGGGAGACCAGGTTCTGTCTGTGAATGAGGTTGATTTCCAAGACATAGAGCACTCAAGA GCTGTAGAGATTCTGAAGACTGCACGAGAAATACTGATGAGGGTTCGCTTCTTTCCTTACA ACTACCAAAGGCAGAAGGAGAGGACTGTACATtag
- the gdpd2 gene encoding glycerophosphoinositol inositolphosphodiesterase GDPD2 — MSQDNSCSRVCSRGLYSCHWKQSSPKTRKHACCWFSIITLVCLLSLCWMYICLVTFNDREDVNWRGFTKLKRWVNWFMVLIIISAVLTSYCVLLLLFVLFQVALGESQELHWLHKIFLFFGVIFIALGVTGISLCWKREWPTVPLSLLATAPFLQFGAVGALTLLSSFVFRGFHTAKEKWSKFLIAVVFAAVSAAIFLCPLCIQSPCLIEMHELPERPKLFGHRGAPMLAPENTMMSFNRSVACGVTAFETDVQLSKDRIPFLMHDHNNSGFLLRTTNVKEKFPSSSFINSSSLSWEELQSLNAGEWFLKTDPFHSVSWLSQEEMETARNQTIPSLLQLLSLGKQHNISVIFDLYSPDQENDTEDIVDTILKSGIDPSLVLWLPSTKREYVNMTAPGFIQVYNNKNDMLNNMGNYLNVKYSSLSMREIRELREMNVKVNLWVVNERWLFSLLWCAGVSSVTTNSCHLLKDMEQPDWVMARLTYRMIWITVNIASVLIMVVLYIFQWKTHSFCQRKEKNALAQNEKEIPLLPIG; from the exons ATGTCTCAAGATAATAGCTGTTCCAGAGTTTGCAGCAGGGGCTTGTATAGCTGCCACTGGAAGCAGTCCAGTCCAAAAACGAGAAAA cATGCATGCTGTTGGTTCTCAATTATCACTCTGGTGTGTCTGCTCTCCCTGTGCTGGATGTACATTTGTCTGGTTACTTTTAATGATCGAGAGGATGTTAACTG GCGCGGCTTCACAAAACTGAAGCGGTGGGTGAACTGGTTCATGGTGCTGATCATCATTTCTGCAGTGCTAACCAGCTACTGCGTTCTGCTGCTG CTCTTTGTGCTGTTCCAAGTTGCCTTAGGAGAATCACAGGAGTTACACTGGCTGCACAAG ATCTTCTTGTTTTTTGGTGTGATATTCATTGCTCTCGGGGTCACAGGAATTAGTCTCTGTTGGAAAAGAGAATGGCCgactgttcctctctctctcctg GCCACAGCTCCTTTCTTGCAGTTTGGTGCTGTCGGGGCGCTGACCCTGCTGAGCTCATTCGTCTTCCGGGGATTCCACACGGCCAAGGAAAAAT GGTCAAAGTTCCTGATTGCAGTGGTATTTGCAGCAGTGTCTGCAGCCATcttcctgtgtcctctgtgcaTTCAGTCTCCTTGTCTGATAGAGATGCATGAATTACCTGAAAGGCCAAAGCTCTTTGGCCACCGAGGTGCACCGATG CTGGCCCCAGAGAACACCATGATGTCGTTCAACAGGAGCGTTGCGTGCGGCGTGACAGCCTTTGAGACAGACGTGCAGCTCAG TAAAGACAGAATTCCCTTTTTGATGCATGACCACAACAACTCTGGTTTCTTGCTGAGAACGACAAACGTTAAAGAGAAGTTCCCTTCAAGTTCtttcatcaacagcagcagcttgagCTGGGAGGAATTACAGAGTCTGAATGCAGGTGAATGGTTCCTAAAG ACAGATCCTTTCCATTCAGTGTCCTGGCTCTCACAAGAGGAAATGGAAACAGCCAGGAATCAGACAATACCCTCCTTACTGCAGCTCCTCAGCCTTGGCAAGCAGCACAATATCTCAGTGATATTTGACCTTTATAGTCCTGACCAGGAAAATGACACAGAAGACATAGTCGACACCATCTTAAAGTCCGGCATTGACCCAAGCCTT GTCCTCTGGCTTCCCTCGACAAAACGTGAATACGTAAATATGACTGCCCCAGGCTTCATCCAGgtctacaacaacaaaaatgatatGCTTAACAACATGGGAAACTACCTGAATGTGAAATATAGCAGTTTGAGTATGAGAGAaatcag GGAACTTCGGGAAATGAACGTTAAAGTGAACCTGTGGGTTGTTAATGAGCGGtggctgttctctctgctgtggTGTGCAGGGGTCAGCTCCGTTACCACCAACTCCTGCCACCTCCTAAAAGACATGGAGCAGCCTGACTGGGTCATG gcacGTCTGACATACAGGATGATATGGATTACAGTGAACATTGCATCTGTTCTGATAATGGTTGTACTCTACATCTTTCAGTG gaaaacacacagtttctgCCAAAGAAAAG AGAAGAATGCTTTAGCCCAGAATGAGAAAGAAATTCCTCTCCTACCTATTGGGTAG